One Edaphobacter flagellatus genomic region harbors:
- a CDS encoding 2,3,4,5-tetrahydropyridine-2,6-dicarboxylate N-succinyltransferase, which yields MSLNGTLEQRIEHWFAQGAEAIGNKEAEAAFLELRSALEAGTLRSAEPDAAQPLGWRVNAWVKRGILLGFRLGQMVEMGCPDGFRFVDKATYPARRFAVADGVRVVPGGSSVRSGAYLSKGVVVMPPAYINVGAYVDEGTMVDSHALVGSCAQIGKRVHLSAAAQIGGVLEPVNATPVIIEDDALVGGNTGVYEGTIVRKRAVIAAGTVLTRGTPVYDLVKGEVYKATAETPLVIPEGAVVVPGSRSVTKGKGAEWGLSIAAPVIVKYRDEKTELSLVLEDVLR from the coding sequence GTGAGTTTGAACGGCACGCTGGAGCAGAGGATTGAGCACTGGTTCGCGCAGGGCGCGGAGGCGATTGGAAACAAGGAGGCCGAAGCGGCGTTCCTGGAGCTGCGCAGTGCACTCGAGGCCGGCACATTGCGCTCCGCCGAGCCCGATGCGGCACAACCGCTGGGCTGGCGTGTGAATGCCTGGGTGAAGCGCGGTATCCTGCTGGGCTTCCGTCTGGGACAGATGGTCGAGATGGGCTGCCCCGATGGCTTCCGCTTTGTCGATAAAGCGACCTATCCAGCGCGCCGCTTCGCCGTAGCGGACGGCGTGCGTGTGGTGCCGGGCGGATCGAGCGTGCGCAGCGGAGCGTATCTCTCGAAGGGTGTTGTTGTGATGCCTCCGGCCTATATCAACGTCGGCGCCTATGTCGATGAAGGCACTATGGTGGATTCGCACGCACTGGTAGGCAGCTGTGCGCAGATCGGCAAGCGCGTGCATCTGAGCGCAGCGGCGCAAATCGGAGGCGTGCTGGAGCCGGTGAACGCAACTCCGGTCATCATCGAAGACGATGCGCTCGTCGGCGGCAACACCGGCGTCTACGAAGGCACCATCGTGCGCAAGCGTGCGGTCATCGCTGCCGGAACCGTGCTGACGCGCGGCACCCCGGTCTATGATCTGGTCAAGGGCGAGGTGTACAAAGCCACAGCCGAAACCCCACTGGTGATCCCCGAGGGAGCCGTCGTCGTCCCGGGATCGCGTTCTGTGACCAAAGGCAAGGGAGCCGAATGGGGCCTGAGCATCGCCGCCCCGGTCATCGTGAAGTATCGTGACGAGAAGACCGAGCTTTCCCTTGTGCTGGAGGATGTGCTTCGGTAG
- the dapA gene encoding 4-hydroxy-tetrahydrodipicolinate synthase, protein MELMGCGTALVTPFRSDLSVDEGALRSLVEWQIASGIGFLVPCGTTGEAATLSEAEWLRVIEIVAETAAGRVPVFGGCTSNATLDAVAKARKLARVKGLTGILTANPYYNKPGQEGQYQHFRAIAESVDVPVLLYNIPGRTAANLEPATALRLAEIPNIIGIKESSGNITQITELLTQAPRSFRVFAGDDSIALPVLALGGAGLVSVASNVIPAEMSAMIRAALDGDWATARSVNARYFRLMLAHFWEASPAPVKAVMKMIGRGDDVLRLPMVPVSDATRKKLEALVNELGFAQGAETLAGANRLAS, encoded by the coding sequence ATGGAATTGATGGGCTGTGGAACGGCGCTGGTGACTCCCTTCAGGAGCGATCTGAGCGTCGATGAGGGCGCGCTCCGCTCGCTGGTGGAGTGGCAGATCGCCAGCGGTATCGGGTTTCTTGTCCCGTGCGGGACGACCGGCGAGGCCGCAACGCTGAGCGAAGCCGAATGGTTGCGTGTGATTGAAATCGTCGCCGAGACGGCGGCCGGCCGGGTGCCGGTCTTCGGCGGATGCACCAGCAACGCGACGCTCGACGCCGTTGCCAAAGCACGCAAACTGGCACGCGTAAAGGGGCTCACCGGCATCCTCACGGCAAATCCGTACTACAACAAGCCCGGACAGGAAGGGCAGTATCAGCACTTTCGCGCGATTGCTGAATCGGTCGATGTGCCGGTGCTGCTGTACAACATTCCCGGTCGCACGGCTGCCAATCTCGAACCGGCGACGGCGCTGCGCCTTGCAGAGATCCCGAACATCATCGGCATCAAAGAATCGAGCGGCAACATCACGCAGATCACCGAGCTGCTGACGCAGGCGCCGCGCAGCTTCCGCGTCTTTGCTGGTGACGATTCCATCGCACTGCCCGTGCTTGCGCTGGGAGGCGCAGGTCTGGTGTCGGTTGCCTCCAACGTGATCCCTGCTGAGATGTCGGCGATGATTCGCGCCGCACTCGACGGAGACTGGGCGACGGCACGCAGCGTCAACGCACGCTACTTCCGCCTGATGCTCGCGCACTTCTGGGAGGCCAGTCCCGCTCCGGTGAAGGCTGTGATGAAAATGATCGGACGCGGCGACGATGTGCTGCGCCTGCCGATGGTGCCAGTCTCGGACGCGACGCGTAAGAAGCTCGAAGCATTGGTGAACGAGCTTGGATTCGCGCAGGGCGCAGAGACGCTTGCAGGCGCGAACCGCCTCGCTTCGTAA
- a CDS encoding undecaprenyl-diphosphate phosphatase, with protein MPIAKVIILAIVQGLAELLPVSSSAHVVVAEKLMGLDPSSPQMTLLLVMLHTGTMFAVIAYFWKQWKKTFFSSSDAFQRFAIRAIWATVLTGVIGEILVKAIEKTAFKGLPKAEIELLFGRLDLIAPALFAAGVLIFIAGLREKSSAAQSQAFGNSVTMRQAGWIGAIQGLCLPFRGFSRSGATISTGILAGASKDRAERFSFALAVILTPPVVAREAMRLVKASHEAAATGAPIDLGGSVAISLLGAVLAFFAGLVALRWLSSWLESGRWSWFGVYCIVASAVVFYLHHIGY; from the coding sequence ATGCCGATTGCTAAAGTCATCATCCTTGCCATTGTGCAGGGCCTCGCGGAGTTGCTGCCGGTCTCCAGCTCTGCCCATGTTGTTGTCGCCGAAAAGTTGATGGGGCTCGATCCCTCCTCCCCGCAGATGACCCTCCTGCTCGTCATGCTGCACACCGGCACCATGTTCGCTGTCATCGCCTACTTCTGGAAGCAGTGGAAGAAGACGTTCTTCTCCAGCTCCGATGCGTTCCAGCGCTTCGCCATCCGCGCCATCTGGGCCACCGTGCTCACCGGCGTCATCGGCGAAATTCTCGTCAAAGCCATCGAGAAGACCGCGTTCAAGGGCCTCCCCAAAGCCGAGATCGAGCTGCTCTTCGGACGCCTCGACCTCATCGCTCCCGCACTCTTCGCCGCCGGTGTCCTCATCTTCATCGCGGGCCTGCGTGAGAAAAGCAGCGCCGCGCAAAGCCAGGCCTTCGGCAACAGCGTCACCATGCGTCAGGCCGGATGGATCGGCGCGATCCAGGGTCTCTGCCTCCCGTTCCGCGGCTTCTCGCGCTCCGGCGCGACAATCTCTACCGGCATCTTGGCCGGGGCCAGCAAGGACCGCGCCGAGCGCTTCAGCTTTGCCCTCGCCGTCATCCTCACTCCTCCCGTCGTTGCGCGCGAAGCCATGCGCCTCGTCAAAGCCTCGCACGAGGCCGCGGCAACCGGGGCTCCTATCGATCTCGGCGGCAGCGTTGCCATCAGTCTCCTCGGAGCCGTCCTCGCCTTCTTCGCCGGTCTGGTCGCCTTGCGTTGGCTCAGCTCCTGGCTCGAGAGCGGACGCTGGTCCTGGTTCGGCGTCTACTGCATCGTTGCTTCCGCAGTCGTCTTCTATCTCCACCACATCGGCTATTAG
- a CDS encoding GNAT family N-acetyltransferase, producing MATTATDSSAVALTIREIASTDAPAVAELSTQLGYATSTADMQQRIQSILPLSSGHAAYVAVLDNHIVGWIEAEIVRHLQTPPHTIITGLVVRDGVRSHGIGSRLCAEVEAWTRQQGIATIRVTSRMTRERAHRFYLREGFTQTKTSAVFEKALT from the coding sequence ATGGCAACGACCGCGACTGATTCTTCGGCAGTCGCTCTCACTATTCGCGAGATCGCATCAACCGATGCACCCGCCGTCGCCGAGCTGAGCACACAGCTCGGTTACGCAACCTCCACGGCTGACATGCAGCAGCGCATCCAGTCCATCCTGCCGCTATCTTCCGGTCATGCAGCTTACGTCGCTGTTCTCGATAACCATATCGTCGGTTGGATCGAGGCTGAGATTGTGCGTCACCTGCAAACGCCTCCGCACACCATCATCACCGGCCTTGTCGTCCGCGACGGCGTACGCTCTCACGGCATCGGCAGCCGTCTCTGCGCCGAGGTCGAGGCATGGACGCGGCAGCAGGGAATCGCCACCATCCGCGTCACCTCCAGAATGACCCGCGAGCGCGCCCACCGCTTCTACCTCCGCGAGGGCTTTACGCAGACCAAGACCTCCGCAGTATTCGAGAAGGCACTTACCTAG
- a CDS encoding patatin-like phospholipase family protein, which yields MKRTVGRTWSNYLRHALSFFSVAAMLAVQIADAQEAAPDRASKTLPASSSAKGRKKIGLVFEGGGALGLAHIGVIRWLEQHHIPVDYVAGTSMGGLVGGLYAAGLSPDEIENFVNHIDWATMLSGQVPFPALSYRRKEDKLAFPNRSELGLKGGLSLPGGINSGAAVNLLFDRTLLPYWNLENFDQLPIPFRCVATELNTGQAHVFDDGPLPRALRSTMSIPGVFAPVHVGNDLYADGAAVDNLPVDVAKSMGAQVIISSYLNSGPPAPGSLTSLVGVAGRNVSIMVAANEVQSLKNSDIVISSDVSKYGTLEFSKSKEIIPVGEKAAELEAPELEKYALDDADWAAYLAQRQSRRRTTVPVPQFIDVMGLSGAEQKNVDARFERYVGKPVDPEQLENSIADLQGTGLYSTINYNIAERDGKHGLLIRPQAKNYGPPFLNFGLTILTNDSNDVQLGVGLRATFFNIYGPGSELRLDGALGQPAGISAELFKPFRPGSRAFIAPHAYFTHLVNPYFQGEQQLEQYKENRNGLGVDLGFQFNARTEVRVGEDIQWFGEHRTIGTPSAQEFNLMPFVSRVKFQYLGQDDVQVPTRGSLVSATYNYYTERPNDNGGYSQMTGRLEHFIPIRSRDIIFGIGQGGTSFGADNLGLAGLTLGGPLRLSAYERNELLGTDYFLGQVGYLHLLTRLNPVFADAIYAGGIYEIGKVYGGNAQTPTTPNDAAAAVIVKTFLGPLFGGVSIGDSDHRKWYFGLGRVF from the coding sequence ATGAAGCGCACTGTCGGGCGAACGTGGAGCAACTATCTTCGCCATGCCCTTTCTTTTTTCAGCGTTGCTGCCATGCTGGCTGTTCAGATTGCCGATGCACAGGAGGCGGCGCCTGATCGGGCTTCCAAAACGCTGCCCGCTTCCTCTTCTGCAAAAGGCCGCAAGAAGATCGGCCTGGTCTTCGAGGGCGGCGGCGCTTTAGGACTGGCCCACATCGGCGTTATCCGCTGGCTCGAGCAGCACCACATTCCCGTCGATTACGTCGCAGGCACAAGCATGGGCGGCCTTGTGGGAGGCCTGTATGCGGCGGGATTATCTCCGGACGAGATTGAAAATTTCGTTAACCATATCGACTGGGCCACAATGCTCAGCGGCCAGGTTCCGTTTCCTGCGTTGAGCTACCGCCGCAAAGAAGATAAACTCGCCTTCCCCAATCGCTCGGAGCTTGGCTTGAAAGGCGGTCTCAGCCTTCCCGGCGGCATCAACTCCGGCGCAGCGGTCAATCTTCTCTTTGACCGTACGCTGCTGCCGTACTGGAACCTCGAGAACTTCGACCAGCTACCGATTCCGTTTCGCTGTGTTGCAACCGAGCTGAACACCGGTCAGGCGCACGTCTTTGATGATGGGCCGCTGCCGCGTGCCTTGCGCTCGACGATGTCCATCCCAGGCGTCTTTGCGCCCGTGCATGTCGGCAACGATCTGTATGCCGACGGTGCAGCGGTCGACAATCTGCCGGTCGATGTTGCGAAGTCGATGGGAGCCCAGGTCATCATCTCGTCCTATCTCAACTCCGGCCCGCCCGCGCCGGGTTCGCTGACCTCGCTCGTCGGCGTCGCAGGCCGCAACGTCTCCATCATGGTTGCAGCCAACGAGGTGCAGAGCCTCAAGAACTCCGACATCGTCATCTCTTCCGATGTCAGCAAGTACGGAACGCTGGAGTTCTCCAAGAGCAAGGAGATCATCCCCGTCGGCGAAAAGGCCGCTGAGCTGGAAGCGCCTGAGCTTGAGAAGTATGCGCTCGACGATGCCGACTGGGCCGCATATCTCGCGCAGCGCCAGTCGCGTCGCCGCACCACGGTACCTGTTCCGCAGTTCATCGATGTGATGGGCCTCAGCGGTGCCGAGCAGAAGAACGTCGATGCTCGCTTTGAGCGATATGTCGGTAAGCCGGTCGATCCGGAACAGCTCGAAAACAGCATTGCCGACCTGCAGGGGACCGGCCTCTATTCGACGATCAACTACAACATCGCCGAGCGAGACGGGAAGCACGGTCTGTTGATCCGTCCACAGGCCAAAAACTACGGGCCGCCGTTCCTGAACTTTGGCCTCACAATCCTGACCAACGATTCCAACGATGTGCAGCTCGGCGTCGGTCTGCGCGCTACCTTCTTTAATATTTATGGCCCGGGCTCCGAGCTGCGCCTGGATGGCGCGCTTGGGCAGCCGGCCGGCATCAGTGCAGAGCTCTTCAAGCCGTTTCGCCCCGGCTCACGCGCCTTCATCGCTCCTCATGCCTATTTCACGCATCTGGTGAATCCTTACTTCCAGGGCGAGCAACAGCTGGAGCAGTACAAGGAAAACCGCAACGGCCTCGGCGTCGATCTCGGCTTCCAGTTCAATGCACGCACCGAGGTGCGCGTTGGCGAAGACATCCAGTGGTTCGGCGAGCATCGCACCATCGGCACGCCCTCGGCGCAGGAATTCAACCTGATGCCCTTCGTCTCCCGGGTGAAGTTTCAATACCTCGGGCAGGACGACGTGCAGGTGCCTACGCGTGGCAGCCTCGTTTCGGCCACCTACAACTACTACACCGAGAGGCCCAACGACAATGGCGGCTACTCGCAGATGACCGGACGCCTCGAACACTTTATTCCCATCCGTTCGCGCGACATCATCTTCGGCATCGGCCAGGGCGGTACCAGCTTCGGCGCAGACAATCTCGGCCTTGCAGGTCTGACCCTCGGTGGCCCGCTGCGTCTCAGCGCGTACGAACGCAACGAGCTGCTCGGCACCGATTACTTCCTGGGCCAGGTCGGCTATCTGCATCTGCTCACCCGGCTGAACCCCGTCTTCGCCGACGCGATCTACGCAGGTGGCATCTACGAGATCGGCAAAGTCTACGGAGGCAACGCGCAGACGCCGACCACGCCTAACGATGCCGCGGCTGCGGTCATCGTCAAAACCTTCCTCGGCCCACTCTTCGGCGGCGTCAGCATCGGCGACAGCGACCACCGCAAGTGGTACTTCGGCCTCGGCCGCGTCTTCTAG
- a CDS encoding threonine ammonia-lyase, with product MSEFITFDDIRAAERRIDGVAVRTPLYRLERTRLHMAKLAEPEFDIYIKAESEQPIGSFKLRGAYNMVAQLSADALRRGVITYSSGNHAQGVAYAARALGAKAVIVMPSNAPEVKKAATRALGAEIVEVGPASSERRLKAEELVAQFGYAMIPPYDAPEIIAGQATCGLEIVEQLPDVDLILSPVSGGGLLSGVSTAVKLAAEQGIAKPTVQVWGAEPELAADARESFYAKKLVEWPAEKTTRTISDGLRTQSLGELNFAHVLRYVDGIVTVTEDEIFAAMRVFLTATKLVAEPSGAVTLAAALFHAHELPKARKVAIVLSGGNLEPALRGRLDSELAAGQLA from the coding sequence ATGAGCGAATTCATCACCTTCGACGACATACGCGCCGCCGAGCGCCGTATCGACGGCGTAGCCGTGCGCACGCCTCTTTATCGCCTCGAGCGCACACGTCTGCATATGGCTAAGCTAGCCGAGCCTGAGTTCGACATCTACATCAAGGCCGAAAGCGAGCAGCCCATCGGCAGCTTCAAGCTCCGCGGAGCCTACAACATGGTCGCGCAGCTTTCTGCCGACGCACTCCGCCGCGGCGTCATCACCTACTCCAGCGGCAACCACGCCCAGGGAGTCGCCTACGCTGCCCGCGCTCTCGGGGCCAAAGCCGTCATCGTCATGCCCTCCAACGCGCCTGAGGTGAAGAAGGCCGCCACCCGCGCTCTCGGCGCCGAGATCGTCGAAGTCGGCCCCGCCTCCTCCGAGCGTCGCCTGAAGGCCGAGGAGCTCGTCGCACAGTTCGGCTACGCCATGATCCCGCCCTACGACGCGCCCGAGATCATCGCCGGCCAAGCCACCTGCGGCCTCGAGATCGTCGAGCAGCTTCCCGACGTCGATCTCATCCTCTCGCCTGTCAGCGGAGGCGGCCTGCTCAGCGGCGTCTCTACCGCCGTCAAGCTTGCCGCCGAGCAGGGAATCGCCAAGCCCACCGTCCAGGTCTGGGGCGCCGAACCCGAGCTTGCCGCCGACGCCCGCGAAAGCTTCTACGCCAAAAAGCTGGTCGAATGGCCCGCCGAAAAGACCACCCGCACCATCAGCGACGGCCTCCGCACACAGAGTCTCGGCGAGCTGAACTTCGCCCACGTCCTTCGCTATGTCGACGGCATCGTCACCGTCACCGAAGACGAGATCTTCGCCGCCATGCGCGTCTTCCTCACAGCAACCAAACTCGTTGCCGAGCCCAGCGGAGCCGTCACGCTCGCCGCCGCACTCTTCCATGCGCACGAGCTGCCCAAAGCCCGCAAGGTTGCCATCGTCCTCAGCGGAGGCAACCTCGAGCCCGCCCTGCGCGGCCGCCTCGATTCCGAGCTCGCCGCCGGACAACTCGCCTGA
- a CDS encoding ribonuclease J — protein MAQDKLKLIPLGGLGEFGMNCMVLRWQDDIIVIDAGLMFPEEELLGVDIVVPDISYLTENRDKVRGIVLTHGHEDHIGGLPWILSELNVPVFGTEFTLAYVEGKLEEHNLLDDADLQEIVPGHRFTLGPFSIMPIRVTHSLVDCVALAIHTPVGVVLHTGDFKIDLSPPDGRPFDLHAFAELGKQGVLALLQDSTNVDRRGYTPSEKAVRPRLSEIFAQSQQKLFFSCFSSSIHRIRLATELAAEHGRKVAIIGRSMDNSTEIAQDLGYLEPAPGLIINPGQIKDYAADKLCILITGTQGEPMSALSRAAVDNHKHAKIDAGDTVLLSSRVIPGNEKSIYRMIDHLERRDANVIYDDGASGLIHVSGHGSQEELRLMINLVRPKFFIPVHGDYRHLKRHAELASSMGLVEKAVLLEDGDVLELDRESATKTGKVTVGRVCIDSGGAASDVVEEIVIRDRRHLSEDGIVLPIIAINKMTGRLENPPEIVMRGMAVPEDGLIAEARQIVQRTLDGSSSEERADYGVIKEKIRTDLKRFIQKSTSRRPLIMPVVLEI, from the coding sequence ATGGCACAAGATAAATTGAAGCTGATTCCGCTGGGGGGCCTTGGCGAGTTCGGGATGAACTGCATGGTCCTCCGCTGGCAGGATGACATCATCGTCATCGACGCCGGCCTGATGTTCCCCGAAGAGGAGCTGCTGGGGGTCGACATCGTCGTTCCCGACATCAGCTACCTCACCGAAAACCGGGACAAGGTACGCGGCATCGTGCTGACGCACGGTCATGAGGACCACATCGGCGGCCTGCCGTGGATTCTCTCCGAGCTGAACGTTCCCGTCTTCGGCACCGAGTTCACGCTCGCCTATGTCGAAGGCAAGCTCGAGGAACACAATCTCCTCGACGACGCCGATCTGCAGGAGATCGTCCCCGGTCACCGATTCACGCTGGGGCCGTTTTCGATCATGCCCATCCGCGTCACGCACTCGCTGGTCGATTGCGTCGCACTGGCGATTCATACGCCGGTCGGGGTGGTGTTGCACACCGGCGACTTCAAGATCGACCTCTCGCCGCCGGATGGCCGTCCCTTCGATCTGCACGCCTTCGCAGAGCTGGGCAAGCAGGGCGTACTCGCGCTGCTACAGGACTCCACCAACGTCGATCGCCGCGGCTACACGCCCAGCGAGAAGGCCGTACGTCCGCGTCTCTCCGAAATCTTCGCGCAGTCGCAGCAGAAGCTCTTCTTCAGCTGCTTCTCCTCGTCCATCCATCGCATTCGGCTTGCAACGGAGTTGGCCGCCGAGCACGGTCGCAAGGTCGCCATCATCGGCCGCTCGATGGACAACTCGACTGAGATCGCGCAGGATCTCGGCTACCTCGAGCCTGCACCTGGGCTCATCATCAATCCCGGCCAGATCAAGGATTATGCAGCCGACAAGCTCTGCATTCTGATTACCGGCACGCAGGGCGAACCGATGAGCGCACTTAGCCGCGCCGCGGTCGACAATCACAAGCACGCGAAGATCGACGCGGGCGACACCGTGCTGCTCAGCTCACGCGTCATTCCCGGTAACGAGAAGTCGATCTACCGCATGATCGATCACCTCGAGCGCCGCGACGCCAATGTGATCTACGACGACGGCGCCTCCGGCCTGATCCACGTCAGCGGACACGGCAGCCAGGAAGAGCTGCGCCTGATGATCAATCTCGTCAGGCCGAAGTTCTTCATCCCTGTACACGGGGACTATCGCCACCTTAAGCGCCACGCTGAACTGGCTTCATCGATGGGTCTCGTCGAGAAGGCCGTTCTGCTCGAAGACGGCGATGTGCTGGAACTCGATCGCGAGTCGGCAACAAAGACCGGCAAGGTCACCGTTGGCCGTGTGTGTATCGACTCCGGCGGCGCAGCTTCCGACGTCGTCGAAGAGATCGTCATCCGTGATCGCCGCCACCTCAGCGAAGACGGCATCGTGCTGCCCATCATCGCAATCAACAAGATGACAGGGCGTCTCGAAAATCCACCTGAGATCGTCATGCGCGGCATGGCTGTTCCTGAAGACGGCCTCATTGCCGAGGCGCGACAGATCGTCCAACGCACACTCGACGGATCGTCCAGCGAGGAGCGCGCCGACTATGGCGTCATCAAGGAGAAGATCCGCACCGATCTCAAGCGCTTCATTCAGAAGAGCACCAGCCGCCGCCCGCTGATCATGCCGGTCGTTCTCGAGATTTAA
- a CDS encoding protein phosphatase 2C domain-containing protein — translation MRIDRLRWLVCTLFIVLCPLLQAQKTKDKAGYDRAARATVLHEAIVYVAADADSQKVSLVTPGHEVVIVERSTPWVKVFANTDVEDDQEDKPEFGDESAPPPASGWIRDKGVVTPSTPGGDLILYGAAANLEDAASRPNAPKGAAMAAHLLYRRVAEYFPNSSLAPEAAWRSADIRWQLAKADIASLPSAREQDPTLRPRIFDGELKKVIKNYPGTKYAAMAAYELIDAKLCGDWQGLPKCPEMEAGLYEKYAAQFPDSPRAAEALYNATYRTAVTVTMYTVEENRKKSEAAAAKTQALAEQMKSKYPQSDFTARAAAIAYKVQQGVVIYGNDRD, via the coding sequence ATGCGAATCGATCGGCTGCGCTGGCTCGTCTGTACGCTCTTCATCGTTCTCTGCCCTCTGCTGCAGGCGCAGAAGACCAAAGACAAAGCCGGCTACGACCGTGCTGCTCGTGCGACTGTGCTGCACGAGGCCATCGTCTATGTCGCTGCCGACGCCGACTCGCAAAAAGTCTCGCTCGTCACCCCCGGCCACGAGGTCGTCATTGTCGAGCGCAGCACGCCCTGGGTCAAAGTCTTCGCCAATACCGACGTCGAAGACGACCAGGAAGACAAGCCCGAGTTCGGCGACGAATCGGCCCCGCCTCCCGCCTCCGGCTGGATTCGCGACAAAGGCGTCGTCACCCCCTCCACACCCGGCGGCGACCTCATTCTCTACGGAGCCGCCGCCAACCTCGAAGACGCTGCCTCGCGCCCCAACGCGCCCAAGGGAGCAGCAATGGCCGCGCACCTGCTCTACCGCCGCGTCGCCGAATACTTCCCCAACTCCTCGCTCGCGCCCGAGGCCGCATGGCGCTCCGCCGACATCCGCTGGCAGCTCGCCAAGGCCGATATCGCCTCGCTTCCCTCCGCCCGCGAGCAGGACCCCACCCTCCGCCCGCGTATCTTCGACGGTGAGCTGAAGAAGGTCATCAAGAACTATCCCGGAACGAAATACGCAGCCATGGCTGCCTACGAGCTCATCGACGCCAAACTCTGCGGCGACTGGCAGGGTCTGCCCAAGTGTCCCGAGATGGAAGCCGGACTCTACGAAAAATACGCAGCGCAGTTTCCAGACAGCCCTCGCGCTGCCGAAGCCCTCTACAACGCCACATATCGCACCGCCGTCACCGTCACGATGTACACGGTCGAAGAGAACCGCAAAAAATCCGAGGCCGCCGCCGCCAAAACCCAGGCACTCGCCGAGCAGATGAAGTCCAAATATCCGCAGTCCGACTTCACCGCTCGCGCCGCCGCCATCGCCTACAAGGTGCAGCAGGGAGTCGTCATCTATGGCAACGACCGCGACTGA